Proteins encoded together in one Maledivibacter sp. window:
- a CDS encoding ABC transporter ATP-binding protein/permease — MLVLRKMIKYLRICVKETIYSILIIIFTTIATVILPLMYKNIIDIGILNKNLKVLIWNLVFLVILTLFREIFDLLHTVVTSSIRTEVFSKIRVDIYKHLQEMSLSYYTSNQTGSLVSRIISDVDALENLLTEKFLLLFKNLLMIVMIIAIIFNFNYKVALMCFVFFPLFAMFFKMFTTTVYNMSYKVREKQEELMGSLQDGISGFETIQSYDVDKSNLKNTYEKIEETEHTKKMLNIKSAISEFSSVSISIFSMILLWGYGGYNVLNGKMSMGELIAISYYVNFLLEYTTNTFNIVINMRISYPAAKRVFDILDLEPEIRDSEDAVEIDDIQGNLVWKNVNFSYDKDKQILENVSVSFERGSFNAIVGESGQGKTSFIRLISRFYDPVEGDIYLDGMNLKDIKIVSLRKHIAVITQETFLFNSSIKDNIILGRKNISMGQIINAAKIANAHEFIMGLPEGYETNVGERGIKLSGGQKKRIAIARAILLDPKILILDEATADLDEATEKSILNGVKHISKDKVVFMITHRLSNLAFADRVFMVSNGNVTECNDVEGYNKSLNIE; from the coding sequence TTGCTTGTATTACGGAAGATGATAAAATACCTAAGGATTTGTGTAAAGGAAACAATATATTCAATTTTAATTATTATCTTTACAACAATAGCAACAGTTATTTTACCTTTGATGTATAAAAATATTATTGATATAGGAATATTGAATAAAAATCTAAAAGTCCTAATTTGGAATCTTGTTTTCTTAGTTATATTGACTCTTTTTAGAGAAATATTTGACTTGCTTCATACTGTTGTTACATCAAGTATTCGTACAGAGGTTTTTTCAAAGATACGAGTTGATATATATAAACATCTTCAAGAAATGTCTTTAAGCTATTACACATCTAATCAAACCGGTAGTTTAGTTTCCAGGATCATTAGTGATGTCGATGCATTAGAAAATTTGCTGACAGAAAAATTTCTACTCCTATTCAAAAATTTACTAATGATTGTTATGATTATTGCTATTATTTTTAATTTCAATTATAAAGTTGCGTTGATGTGCTTCGTATTTTTTCCTCTTTTCGCAATGTTTTTTAAAATGTTTACCACTACTGTATACAATATGAGCTATAAGGTAAGAGAAAAGCAAGAAGAACTTATGGGAAGTCTTCAAGATGGAATTTCAGGTTTTGAAACTATACAATCATACGATGTCGATAAAAGTAATCTAAAGAATACCTATGAGAAGATTGAGGAAACAGAGCATACAAAAAAGATGCTGAATATCAAAAGTGCCATATCAGAGTTTTCATCAGTAAGTATATCTATTTTTTCCATGATACTATTATGGGGCTACGGTGGATACAATGTTTTAAATGGCAAAATGTCTATGGGGGAGTTAATAGCCATATCATATTATGTGAATTTTCTATTGGAGTATACTACAAATACTTTTAATATCGTTATCAATATGAGAATATCATATCCTGCTGCAAAAAGGGTTTTTGATATATTAGACTTGGAACCAGAAATTAGGGACAGTGAAGATGCAGTAGAAATTGATGATATACAAGGTAATTTAGTATGGAAAAATGTTAATTTTAGCTATGATAAGGATAAACAAATATTAGAAAATGTTAGCGTATCCTTTGAAAGGGGTTCATTTAATGCTATTGTAGGTGAAAGTGGCCAAGGTAAAACCTCATTTATAAGGCTTATCTCAAGATTTTATGATCCCGTGGAAGGGGATATATATTTAGATGGAATGAATCTTAAGGATATTAAAATAGTATCTCTAAGAAAACATATAGCCGTTATAACACAGGAAACTTTTCTTTTCAATTCAAGTATAAAGGATAATATTATATTGGGTCGTAAAAATATTTCTATGGGGCAAATCATTAATGCGGCGAAAATAGCCAATGCCCATGAATTTATAATGGGCTTGCCCGAAGGCTATGAGACTAATGTAGGGGAGAGAGGAATTAAGCTATCGGGAGGTCAAAAAAAGCGTATTGCTATTGCTAGAGCCATACTGCTTGATCCCAAAATTCTTATTCTTGATGAAGCTACAGCTGACCTAGATGAAGCTACGGAGAAATCAATTCTCAATGGCGTGAAACATATTTCAAAGGATAAAGTTGTATTTATGATAACCCATCGACTTAGCAATCTTGCTTTTGCCGATAGAGTTTTTATGGTATCAAATGGAAATGTCACAGAATGTAATGATGTAGAGGGATATAACAAATCATTGAATATAGAGTAG
- a CDS encoding BlaI/MecI/CopY family transcriptional regulator yields MSNLISRITDSEVEVMRILWEAEDELPLSAIRIALEKRSDWETSTIKTLLRRLCKKRVVSATKKEVYYYKALVSENEYNEYSTQSLIDRVYSGSAKNLVASLLGSKKLNKKDIQELRSLFKVGDKRDE; encoded by the coding sequence ATGAGTAATTTAATTTCTAGAATTACTGATTCTGAAGTAGAAGTTATGCGTATACTATGGGAAGCAGAAGATGAACTTCCTTTGTCAGCTATTAGAATAGCACTAGAGAAAAGAAGTGATTGGGAAACATCTACTATAAAGACACTACTTAGAAGGTTGTGCAAAAAAAGAGTTGTTTCGGCAACCAAAAAAGAAGTATATTACTATAAGGCTTTGGTTAGTGAAAATGAATATAATGAATATTCTACTCAAAGTTTAATTGATCGTGTATATTCCGGGAGTGCTAAAAATCTAGTGGCATCTCTTTTAGGAAGTAAAAAACTAAATAAAAAAGATATTCAGGAATTACGAAGCCTATTTAAGGTAGGTGATAAGAGGGATGAATGA
- a CDS encoding radical SAM protein, whose amino-acid sequence MIDSINKRIVLLLNITNNCNMACSYCYYQQEMDHNPGNMSIDTLEIVIKRAAESSFDEIEFIFHGGEPLMRNIDFFEQAMDLQKKYLKNKKYINSIQTNGTLLTDDLVHMFIQHKFEIGISLDGPDIVHNKYRRFKGGKDTFRCIEENINILQEKEVNIGILSVCSDKTLENINEYYDLFKGLKNIKGVDLIAPETYGGEIILTQGNFSRLLISLFEKWFYDTSCQFNIRFLDSIIVGFIFSKPSICYFMKNCLVQNQMLSISPKGDACPCDNHTEIGLGNISEYSLEYMLYENPIRKLYGRKEDDRVEKCIFCRWYSLCRGGCPSHYDKEKGNIYCEDFKKIFSHISKALDAMNIYNKQTLTEENIDNIPNMILRKRIKDIYQNA is encoded by the coding sequence ATGATAGATTCTATAAACAAAAGAATAGTTTTACTTCTAAATATAACTAATAATTGTAATATGGCATGTTCCTATTGTTATTATCAGCAAGAAATGGATCACAACCCAGGGAATATGAGTATAGATACATTGGAAATTGTGATTAAGAGAGCAGCTGAAAGTTCATTTGATGAGATAGAATTTATATTTCATGGAGGAGAACCCCTTATGAGAAACATTGATTTTTTTGAACAAGCAATGGACTTGCAGAAAAAGTATCTTAAAAACAAAAAATATATAAATTCCATACAAACAAATGGAACATTATTGACCGATGATCTAGTCCATATGTTCATACAGCATAAGTTTGAAATAGGTATTTCCTTAGATGGGCCCGATATTGTCCATAACAAATATAGAAGATTTAAGGGTGGCAAAGATACCTTTAGGTGTATAGAAGAGAATATTAATATACTTCAAGAAAAGGAAGTGAATATAGGAATACTTTCTGTTTGTAGTGACAAAACATTAGAGAATATTAATGAGTATTATGATCTATTTAAGGGCTTGAAGAATATTAAAGGAGTTGATTTAATTGCACCTGAAACATATGGAGGGGAAATAATATTAACTCAGGGGAATTTTTCGCGTTTATTAATTTCACTTTTTGAAAAGTGGTTTTATGATACCTCATGTCAATTTAATATAAGGTTTCTAGATTCCATAATAGTAGGATTTATCTTTTCTAAACCATCGATATGTTATTTTATGAAGAATTGTTTAGTACAGAATCAGATGTTATCTATTAGTCCTAAAGGGGATGCATGTCCCTGTGATAATCACACAGAAATAGGCTTAGGTAATATTTCTGAGTATTCCTTAGAATATATGCTTTATGAAAATCCTATAAGGAAATTATATGGTAGAAAAGAAGACGACAGGGTAGAAAAATGTATTTTTTGTAGGTGGTATAGCTTATGTCGTGGGGGTTGCCCCTCCCATTATGATAAAGAAAAAGGGAATATATATTGTGAAGATTTCAAGAAAATATTTTCTCATATTAGTAAAGCACTTGATGCTATGAATATTTATAACAAACAAACGCTAACAGAGGAAAATATAGATAATATTCCTAATATGATTTTAAGGAAAAGAATAAAAGATATCTATCAAAATGCATAA
- a CDS encoding SPASM domain-containing protein, producing MNDTLDTNFYIFKNNNDIEFVYSGYSGLILEYNPFIGKAIDNSEEVDSETYNYLYEDPFIKVEFPFLKDNAEVDTIEIIIRNNNMQCSCCVSETINLVDNIKMDANKFYKGIIFFLSNFKHNNTINITFHEVEKVDDFYIVEKIVELINTIKKEYEDIRFIYSVMVDEEILYSKKISNFLIKYNFEVVINIGKNSKTNYDDLFTENITIKEISDYLPVKAAITVPYYEVDLTSLCHRLYELGVRGFILQFPVDHEIVDIERDKYILATNIEKLVYHFISNIGQRKLIRIENFIDILYSIHYGSRKGPRYFPCSAGKSSYALNIKGDIYPCRRFDGMKKSRWDDIDRAFDNDRRREFLSNHMVFTRDSGRCLECWAKYLCGGTCYYSSHKVNHNTSSISEMDCYFNRIMVESALYIYASLKDDERAFLGNIK from the coding sequence ATGAATGATACATTAGATACAAATTTCTATATCTTTAAAAATAATAATGATATTGAGTTTGTTTACTCTGGATATAGTGGATTGATATTAGAATACAATCCTTTCATAGGGAAGGCTATTGATAATTCTGAAGAAGTTGATTCCGAAACATATAACTATTTATATGAAGATCCTTTTATAAAAGTCGAGTTTCCATTCTTAAAGGATAATGCAGAGGTTGATACTATAGAGATAATCATTAGGAATAATAATATGCAATGTTCCTGCTGTGTCAGTGAAACAATTAATTTGGTTGATAATATTAAGATGGATGCAAATAAATTCTATAAAGGAATAATATTTTTTCTCTCCAATTTTAAGCATAATAACACCATTAATATTACTTTTCACGAAGTAGAAAAAGTAGATGATTTCTATATTGTAGAAAAAATAGTTGAACTTATAAATACAATTAAAAAGGAATATGAAGATATTAGATTTATATATTCTGTCATGGTTGATGAAGAAATATTATATAGTAAAAAGATAAGTAATTTCTTAATTAAATATAATTTTGAAGTTGTAATTAATATTGGGAAAAATAGTAAAACAAACTATGATGATTTATTTACAGAAAATATTACCATAAAAGAGATTTCTGATTATCTTCCGGTTAAGGCAGCAATAACAGTACCCTATTATGAAGTGGATTTGACTAGCCTATGCCATAGATTATATGAGTTAGGAGTAAGAGGGTTTATTTTACAGTTCCCAGTTGACCATGAAATAGTAGACATTGAAAGGGATAAATATATATTAGCAACAAATATTGAAAAGCTGGTTTACCATTTTATTAGCAACATAGGTCAAAGGAAACTTATAAGAATAGAAAACTTCATAGATATACTATATTCTATACATTATGGAAGCAGAAAAGGGCCTAGATATTTTCCCTGTTCTGCAGGGAAATCATCCTATGCCCTAAATATTAAGGGTGATATTTATCCATGTAGAAGATTTGATGGAATGAAAAAATCCAGATGGGATGATATAGATCGGGCATTTGATAATGATAGAAGAAGAGAATTTTTAAGTAATCATATGGTATTCACCAGGGATTCAGGTAGGTGTTTAGAGTGTTGGGCAAAATATTTGTGTGGTGGAACATGTTATTATAGTTCACACAAAGTAAATCATAATACCAGCAGTATATCGGAAATGGATTGCTATTTTAATCGTATAATGGTGGAAAGTGCATTATACATTTATGCATCCCTAAAGGATGATGAAAGAGCTTTTTTAGGTAATATTAAGTGA